A segment of the Frankineae bacterium MT45 genome:
CACTTCACCCTGATGTGCCACGACTTCGCGCAGCTGGCCCAGTTCGTCCACGTGCCCAACTCGGTGTTCCGGATGGTGAAGGCCAGCACCCCGGGCAGCTACACCTTCATCCTGCCGGCGACCCGCGACGTGCCCAAGCGGCTGCTGCACCCGAAGAAGAAGACAGTCGGGGTCCGCATCCCGAAGCACACGTTCGTCCAGTCGCTGCTGAGCGAACTCGGCGAGCCGCTGCTGTCGAGCACCCTGCTGCTCCCCGACCAGGAGGAGCCGATGACCCAGGCCTGGGAGATCAAGGAGTTGCTGGACAACCAGGTCGATGCGGTCGTCGAATCCGGGGAGTGCGGCACCGAGCCGACCACGGTGGTGGATCTCTCCGGCGACGAGCCCGAGGTGGTGCGGGTCGGCGCGGGCGACCCGAGTCGCTTTCTTTAACCGAGTGATCGATAGGTCAACCGCGTGATGGGATAGGCCGATGCCGCCACACCAGAGTCACCATGTTGTTCAGCTCAGCGCGACCGCCGATCTCCCCGCCACCACGCTCTACCGGATTCTGCAGCTGCGGTCTGCGATCTTCGTGGTTGAGCAGGCGTGCGTCTACCTCGACCCGGACGGGCTGGACCTGGAGCCGGCCACCCGCCAACTCTGGATCAGCGATGAAGCCGGCGAGGTGCTCGCTACGCTCCGCCTGCTCCGCGGTGCCGAGGCCTGGCGGATCGGCCGCGTCGCCACCGCCACCACCGCCCGATCGCAGGGCCTAGCCGCCCAGTTGATGCGCTCGGCGGTCGAATACACCCAACGTATGAACGGTCCGGATCAGGTCGTCCTGAACGGGCAGGCCCACCTCGAGGCCTGGTACGAGACCTTCGGCTTCCGCCGCTACGACGAGACCTACGACGAGGATGGAATCCCGCACGTGCCGATGCGGCTGGATCAGTAGCAACCACCTTAGAAATCTGGGAGATCAGTGAACCTACCGAGGCCTACGACCACCCGAACGTTCCTACGCGATCAGGAGAAGCCGGCCTCGGTGACGAACATCGAGCTCTTCTTCGATCTCGTCTTCGTCTTCATGGTCACGCAACTCTCCAAGCATCTGCTGGAGAATCTGACCATCGAGGGTGCGCTGCAGACGGCGCTATTGCTCGGCCTCGTGTGGCTCACCTGGGTCTACACCACCTGGGTCACCAACTGGCTGGACCCGGATCTGGTGGCCACCCGGATGATGCTGCTGGCGGTCATGCTGGGGAGTCTGGTGATGGCCTCCCGGCTGCCCGTCGCCTTCGCCGCCGGTGGGTTGGTGGTCGGCGTCAGCTACGCGGCGATCCACGTCGGCCGGGCGCTATATGTCGTCGTCGTGCTCGAACATGACACGTTTCTCAGGCGAAACTTCGAACGAATCCTGGCCTGGTGCTGCGTGAGCGGCGCCCTGGCCGTCGCCGGCGGAGTGGCCGATGGGCACGCCCGGGAGGTGCTCTGGCTCGGCGTCGTGCTCGTCGACCTGCTCGGTGGAGCGGTCGGTTTCTACACGCCCGTTCTCGGACGCTCGCACGCGTCGGAGTGGTCGATCGACGGCGGCCACTTCGCCGAACGCTGCCAGCTCTTCGTGATCATCGCCCTCGGCGAATCCATCGTCGTGCTCGGGGAGACGCTATCGGGCCTGCACCACGCCAATGAGATCGCGGTATTCGTGACCGCGATGATCGGCGCCGCGCTGCTGTGGTGGGTGTACTTCGACCGTAGCGCCGAGGATGCCGCCGACGTGATCGCCAACTCGGCCAGCCCGGGGCGCCTCGGTCGCTCGGCGTATCACTT
Coding sequences within it:
- a CDS encoding tRNA threonylcarbamoyl adenosine modification protein, Sua5/YciO/YrdC/YwlC family codes for the protein MARYLDIHPENPQPRAITQLVAQIRDDALIAYPTDSCFALGCQIGNRDGLNRIREIRHLDEHHHFTLMCHDFAQLAQFVHVPNSVFRMVKASTPGSYTFILPATRDVPKRLLHPKKKTVGVRIPKHTFVQSLLSELGEPLLSSTLLLPDQEEPMTQAWEIKELLDNQVDAVVESGECGTEPTTVVDLSGDEPEVVRVGAGDPSRFL
- a CDS encoding ElaA protein; the protein is MPPHQSHHVVQLSATADLPATTLYRILQLRSAIFVVEQACVYLDPDGLDLEPATRQLWISDEAGEVLATLRLLRGAEAWRIGRVATATTARSQGLAAQLMRSAVEYTQRMNGPDQVVLNGQAHLEAWYETFGFRRYDETYDEDGIPHVPMRLDQ
- a CDS encoding Low temperature requirement protein LtrA (manually curated); translation: MNLPRPTTTRTFLRDQEKPASVTNIELFFDLVFVFMVTQLSKHLLENLTIEGALQTALLLGLVWLTWVYTTWVTNWLDPDLVATRMMLLAVMLGSLVMASRLPVAFAAGGLVVGVSYAAIHVGRALYVVVVLEHDTFLRRNFERILAWCCVSGALAVAGGVADGHAREVLWLGVVLVDLLGGAVGFYTPVLGRSHASEWSIDGGHFAERCQLFVIIALGESIVVLGETLSGLHHANEIAVFVTAMIGAALLWWVYFDRSAEDAADVIANSASPGRLGRSAYHFVHPILIGGIIVSAAGDDELLLAAHTDPGRHVELSTVLLVTGGTALFLAGHACFKAVVWRRPPWSRLTAVVALLLLMSVGAHLAPLPLGLLTALIVLAVCIYDRVHPAAAVAVTAADSRGGAG